In Zygosaccharomyces rouxii strain CBS732 chromosome F complete sequence, a single window of DNA contains:
- the RBA50 gene encoding Rba50p (similar to uniprot|Q04418 Saccharomyces cerevisiae YDR527W) — MDLLGDIVEKDTTNDNNTDAVNCDVHGFPEPFRPKQISSWKQRLSAKKGKNNTGSQPLPSEAPSKPSNPTSAAQSIHEENLQALKQMSPEAIEKERNELMESLDPKLVQKLIRNMEKRASENQQTLFPEVEGAPGTWVGGNRENGELPSLSDEQVDKALGIQSNSKPKEKSVSFAEEPSETPSQLPPKESLQDLDEDDVAPLDFQAAQSVDHMANQELFQDVHFMKPEESEEEKLRLDDPDFDSKLHDKFFPDLPKDVEKLKWMQPLPETKPGDTVIEDVSQCRFDFNGNLVPPTREITSTVHSALHHHSDDPQLAGYTIPELQRLSRSTFPAQRAIAVQTLGRILYKLGKQSYYQLVPEVDPETYKEEGSAQGVINKIYSMFWDLCNDCRIIDCLQDAADETKTRHISVRNYALEALWLWKTGGGDFRGKSPNSYNEDNV, encoded by the coding sequence ATGGATTTGCTCGGTgatattgttgaaaaagatactactaatgataataatactgATGCAGTTAATTGCGACGTACATGGATTCCCAGAGCCGTTTAGACCCAAGCAAATTTCATCCTGGAAACAACGTCTAAGTGCCAAGAAAGGCAAAAACAATACAGGTTCACAACCCTTACCATCGGAAGCTCCTTCTAAACCCTCCAACCCAACCTCTGCTGCGCAATCTATTCATGAAGAAAATCTTCAGGCTTTGAAGCAAATGTCTCCAGAAGCCATcgaaaaagaaaggaaTGAACTAATGGAATCGTTAGATccaaaattggttcaaaagTTGATTCGTAATATGGAAAAAAGAGCATCAGAAAACCAACAAACACTTTTCCCAGAAGTGGAAGGTGCTCCTGGCACCTGGGTTGGTGGTAATAGGGAAAATGGAGAATTACCTAGCCTGAGCGATGAACAAGTCGATAAGGCACTGGGAATACAATCCAACAGCAAACCTAAGGAAAAATCCGTTTCATTTGCAGAAGAACCATCCGAGACACCTAGCCAACTTCCACCAAAGGAATCCCTTCAAGAtttagatgaagacgatgtTGCTCCACTAGATTTCCAGGCGGCTCAATCCGTCGACCACATGGCCAATCAAGAGTTATTCCAAGATGTACATTTCATGAAACCTGAAGAAtcagaggaagaaaagtTGCGTCTAGATGATCCCGATTTCGATAGTAAGCTTCatgataaatttttcccagatttaccaaaggatgtggagaaattgaaatggATGCAACCTTTACCTGAAACCAAACCCGGTGACACAGTTATCGAAGATGTTTCTCAATGTAGATTCGATTTTAACGGTAATCTAGTGCCTCcaacaagagaaattaCTTCGACAGTGCATTCTGCATTGCATCATCACTCAGATGATCCTCAACTAGCTGGTTACACCATTCCCGAATTACAAAGACTGTCAAGATCTACATTTCCAGCACAACGCGCTATAGCGGTTCAAACTTTGGGTAGAATTCTCTACAAACTGGGTAAACAGTCTTATTACCAATTGGTTCCTGAAGTCGATCCAGAGACGtataaagaagaaggtagTGCGCAAGGTGTGATTAACAAGATCTACTCGATGTTTTGGGATCTGTGCAACGATTGTCGAATAATAGATTGCCTACAAGACGCCGCGGATGAGACCAAGACAAGACATATATCGGTTAGAAATTACGCCTTAGAAGCTCTGTGGCTTTGGAAAACAGGCGGTGGTGATTTCAGGGGAAAATCGCCTAATAGTTataatgaagataatgTATGA